The following are encoded together in the Corynebacterium jeikeium genome:
- a CDS encoding excinuclease ABC subunit UvrA has translation MHVSHLQPDAMIRVRDAHLRNLKHQDVSLPRNALVAVTGVSGSGKSSLAFGTLHGEAQRRYLESVAPFARRLIGGAVDPRVGSVEGLPPTVALRQGAQAGGARSTVGTVSNLSNTIRLLYSRCGQYPAGVRERHGGRLDSDSFSPNTTAGMCPECQGTGVVHEPTEESMVPDPSLSIDEGAIAAWPGAWLGKNFRDIVAELGFPMDIPWREIPKADRDWILYTDERPVVTIHPHRGADQIQRTYEGTWRSVASYLRKTLAETGSDSTRRRVLSFMKSSRCGVCDGRRLIVDALSVGYLGLPIDSLGALPLEDVLSRFAERRASMPADTARGQADIYATTGRRLAQHAPAGGDSSAAAEAERILLSQAIPTLESVVDLGLGHLSLDRATSTLSAGELQRLRLASQLRSGLFGVAYVLDEPSAGLHPEERRAVMRLIRGFLDAGNSVLLVEHDMHLVAEADWIVDVGPGAGELGGKILYSGPAGDSSADANAAGTGMEAADHADGCRAKDCRCSETGGVGGPDVAGNAGGPDVAGGAGLAGLDCPTGRALAAGPLKLTTDAEARTPSGTLSLTDINERTLKSLDVKFGLGTFTAITGVSGSGKSTLLYTLANSLRERVKTSVDDGDVASKSKGPAEKTGSARATTVELSADLNSDIAINRLVQISQKPIGRTPRSCLATYTGLFDRVRKLFAQTDEAKRRGWTVSRFSYNVTQGRCPTCSGEGQIEVELVFLPGSYTPCPDCHGARYNSETLEVTWNGRTIADVLELTVAEAREVFADEEAIARALRALSAVGLDYLRLGQPATELSGGEAQRIKLATELQRAQRGHTVYLMDEPTTGLHPADVDLLMTELQRLVNNGNTVVVVEHDMRVAAQADRVLEMGPGAGARGGQVVADGSPATVAQTDTATGRVLAERSSS, from the coding sequence ATGCATGTTTCACACCTCCAGCCCGATGCAATGATCCGCGTCCGTGACGCACACTTGCGGAACCTCAAGCACCAGGACGTTTCGCTGCCCCGTAACGCCCTGGTGGCGGTGACGGGCGTATCTGGATCGGGAAAGTCCTCGCTGGCGTTTGGCACACTGCACGGTGAGGCTCAGCGGCGGTATCTAGAGTCCGTTGCGCCATTCGCCCGCCGACTGATCGGCGGGGCCGTCGACCCACGCGTGGGGTCCGTTGAAGGGCTCCCGCCGACGGTCGCATTACGACAGGGGGCGCAAGCGGGCGGGGCGCGTTCGACGGTGGGAACCGTATCAAACCTGTCGAACACGATCCGCCTACTGTATTCGCGTTGCGGCCAGTACCCGGCGGGCGTTCGCGAACGCCACGGCGGGCGACTGGATTCAGATAGCTTCTCCCCTAATACGACGGCGGGAATGTGCCCAGAGTGTCAGGGCACGGGAGTCGTGCATGAGCCGACGGAGGAGTCCATGGTCCCAGATCCGTCGCTTTCCATCGACGAAGGGGCTATCGCCGCTTGGCCCGGCGCGTGGTTGGGGAAGAATTTCCGCGATATCGTCGCGGAGCTCGGTTTCCCTATGGACATTCCGTGGCGGGAGATCCCAAAGGCCGACCGAGATTGGATCCTTTACACCGATGAGCGGCCGGTGGTGACGATTCACCCTCACCGGGGTGCGGATCAGATTCAGCGGACGTATGAGGGCACTTGGCGTTCGGTGGCCTCTTATCTGCGGAAGACGTTGGCAGAGACGGGTTCCGATTCCACGCGACGCCGCGTCTTGTCGTTTATGAAGTCTTCCCGCTGTGGGGTGTGCGATGGTCGTCGACTTATTGTCGACGCCCTTTCCGTGGGTTACCTCGGCCTTCCCATCGATAGCCTTGGGGCGCTTCCTCTGGAAGACGTTCTCTCTCGCTTCGCTGAGCGCCGTGCCTCTATGCCCGCAGACACTGCCCGCGGACAGGCCGATATCTACGCCACAACTGGGCGAAGACTAGCGCAGCACGCGCCAGCCGGCGGGGATTCCAGCGCGGCCGCGGAAGCGGAGCGAATCCTGCTGAGCCAGGCGATTCCTACGCTGGAGTCAGTGGTGGATCTCGGTTTGGGGCATCTGAGCCTGGATCGTGCCACGTCTACCCTGTCGGCAGGTGAGCTGCAGCGTTTGCGGTTGGCATCTCAGCTGCGGTCGGGGCTTTTCGGAGTGGCATACGTTTTGGACGAGCCGTCCGCGGGCTTGCACCCTGAGGAGCGCCGAGCCGTGATGCGGCTGATTCGCGGTTTCCTGGACGCAGGCAATAGTGTCCTGCTGGTGGAGCACGACATGCACCTGGTGGCGGAGGCCGATTGGATCGTCGACGTCGGCCCGGGCGCGGGCGAACTCGGCGGCAAAATCCTCTACTCCGGCCCAGCCGGGGATTCCAGCGCGGACGCGAATGCAGCCGGGACTGGTATGGAGGCTGCCGACCACGCTGATGGTTGCCGTGCTAAAGACTGCCGTTGCTCTGAAACCGGCGGCGTTGGCGGTCCGGACGTCGCCGGCAACGCTGGCGGTCCGGACGTCGCCGGCGGCGCGGGCCTGGCCGGGCTGGATTGCCCCACCGGGCGGGCCCTCGCCGCCGGGCCACTGAAACTGACCACTGACGCCGAAGCGCGCACCCCCTCCGGCACTCTCAGCCTCACGGACATCAACGAACGCACCCTGAAAAGCCTCGACGTGAAATTCGGCCTCGGCACATTCACCGCGATCACGGGCGTCTCGGGCTCCGGCAAGTCCACGCTTCTGTACACGCTGGCCAACTCACTGCGCGAACGGGTGAAGACATCGGTCGACGACGGAGACGTGGCGTCAAAAAGTAAGGGCCCCGCAGAAAAAACAGGCTCCGCAAGAGCAACAACGGTCGAACTCAGCGCAGACCTCAACTCAGACATTGCCATCAACCGGTTGGTGCAAATCTCACAAAAGCCCATCGGCCGGACACCCAGATCCTGCCTCGCAACCTACACCGGACTATTCGACCGCGTACGGAAACTCTTCGCACAGACCGACGAAGCGAAACGGCGTGGCTGGACCGTCTCCCGGTTCTCGTACAACGTCACCCAAGGACGCTGCCCCACCTGCAGTGGAGAAGGGCAAATTGAAGTCGAGCTAGTGTTCCTGCCCGGCAGCTACACTCCCTGTCCCGACTGTCACGGCGCACGCTACAACTCTGAAACGCTGGAAGTCACCTGGAACGGGCGGACGATCGCGGACGTGCTGGAGCTCACCGTCGCTGAAGCGCGGGAGGTCTTCGCCGATGAAGAGGCAATCGCCCGGGCGCTGCGAGCTCTGTCGGCTGTCGGGTTGGATTACCTCCGGCTCGGGCAGCCGGCCACGGAGCTGTCCGGCGGCGAGGCCCAGCGAATCAAGTTGGCCACGGAGCTGCAGCGGGCTCAGCGGGGGCATACCGTGTACCTCATGGATGAGCCGACCACCGGCCTCCACCCCGCAGACGTGGATTTGCTGATGACGGAACTCCAGCGGTTGGTCAACAACGGCAACACCGTGGTGGTTGTGGAGCATGACATGCGGGTTGCCGCACAGGCAGACCGGGTTCTGGAAATGGGCCCGGGAGCCGGCGCGCGGGGTGGTCAGGTTGTGGCAGACGGAAGCCCCGCCACAGTGGCTCAAACGGACACCGCGACGGGGCGAGTATTAGCGGAAAGGAGCTCTAGCTAG
- a CDS encoding DoxX family protein, with product MNNNAKPNNPDDALFGNSADDLADDLNNDIDVPVYRRDAQKPAGSATPAKATKIEKPGEEADGKETVSEETVGEEIVESSAAGDAKSDVREPDKASGVAAEQPKTSAPVEADTPEAGTPIEEKPAKRDIYAVLGRARPQRIESRPSEPEVDLSKLDASQPAAGAGPAGADSNAGARVDSGHTDGPSDRWGKVDDAKPAERDNAPANDQAFSRPATNNAGTGVAAAGAGAAGTGVAAGTAADADTAADAGVAGDGRDAANGDRNAAAAAGTDAAGAVAEVKRGTTSFGLFILRAVLGAYLLVRGLQTLFAFGGDPGVDVFQSQLENYNFTDILAIGIPVAEVVAGGLLLLGLVTPFGAALATIVSGFMAFHNLDSFQGTLWPYGLNPYVQLWAALTVASISLIFLGPGRISLDRSRGWATRPLASAWIFFVVAAAATAALWLGVGGGNPFN from the coding sequence GTGAATAACAACGCGAAGCCCAACAATCCAGACGACGCTTTGTTCGGCAACTCCGCAGACGATCTAGCGGACGACCTGAACAACGATATTGACGTGCCCGTCTACCGTCGGGATGCGCAAAAGCCCGCCGGCTCCGCAACTCCCGCTAAGGCGACCAAAATTGAGAAGCCCGGCGAGGAAGCTGACGGCAAGGAAACAGTCAGCGAGGAAACAGTCGGCGAGGAGATTGTGGAATCGTCAGCAGCAGGGGATGCCAAGTCTGATGTCCGAGAGCCGGACAAGGCCTCCGGAGTAGCTGCGGAGCAGCCGAAAACGTCAGCGCCGGTCGAGGCGGACACTCCAGAGGCTGGGACTCCGATTGAGGAGAAGCCCGCCAAGCGGGACATTTACGCTGTGCTCGGTCGGGCGCGTCCGCAGCGCATTGAGAGCCGTCCGTCTGAGCCGGAAGTAGATCTCTCGAAACTTGACGCCTCTCAGCCCGCTGCAGGCGCTGGTCCGGCTGGGGCTGACTCAAATGCCGGCGCACGCGTTGATTCTGGGCATACCGACGGTCCGTCCGATCGTTGGGGCAAGGTTGATGACGCCAAACCGGCGGAGCGGGACAACGCTCCAGCCAATGATCAGGCCTTCAGCCGGCCGGCGACGAACAACGCGGGCACTGGCGTTGCCGCCGCTGGAGCCGGAGCAGCGGGCACTGGCGTTGCCGCCGGCACTGCCGCTGACGCTGACACGGCTGCTGATGCTGGTGTCGCTGGCGATGGCCGCGACGCGGCCAACGGAGACCGCAACGCGGCGGCTGCGGCGGGCACAGATGCAGCCGGTGCAGTCGCGGAAGTTAAGCGCGGGACCACCAGTTTTGGACTATTCATCCTGCGCGCAGTGCTGGGCGCGTACCTCCTGGTACGCGGCCTGCAGACACTATTCGCGTTCGGAGGAGACCCGGGCGTTGACGTATTCCAGAGCCAACTGGAGAACTACAACTTCACCGACATCCTTGCCATTGGAATCCCCGTCGCTGAAGTTGTCGCCGGCGGTTTGCTGCTCCTCGGTCTAGTCACGCCATTCGGCGCGGCACTCGCCACCATTGTGAGCGGCTTTATGGCATTCCATAACCTCGATAGCTTCCAGGGAACCCTATGGCCATACGGCCTGAACCCTTACGTCCAGCTTTGGGCGGCGCTGACGGTGGCGTCAATAAGCCTCATCTTCCTCGGCCCCGGCCGGATCAGCCTCGACCGCAGCAGGGGATGGGCAACCCGACCGTTGGCTTCTGCATGGATCTTCTTTGTCGTCGCAGCGGCGGCTACCGCCGCGCTTTGGCTCGGCGTCGGCGGAGGAAACCCGTTCAACTAG
- the gatB gene encoding Asp-tRNA(Asn)/Glu-tRNA(Gln) amidotransferase subunit GatB → MAGMTAPVYDYSDDVMDFDEVLEHFDPVMGMEVHVELATKTKMFSTSSAEFGDAPNSNVDPCSLGLPGALPVVNKLGVEWAIKIGLALNCEIAPKSRFARKNYFYPDQPKNYQISQYDEPIAYDGYLDVVLEDGTEWRVEIERAHMEEDTGKLTHLGGADGRIHGATASLVDCNRAGVPLIEIVTKPIEGAGERAPEVAKAYVSALRDLVKALGVSDARMDQGSMRVDSNLSLRPVGTTEYGTRTETKNINSLKSVEQAVRFEMQRQAACLVNDVEIVQETRHYQETDGTTSKGRPKETMADYRYFNDPDLPPVLAPAEWVEEIRATLPEMPWIRRARIQEEWGLKDEEMRDLVNAGALDLVVDTVEAGAKPDEARSWWVSYLAGKANEQGVELSGLDITPTQVARVASLVNEGKLTTKLARQAVDGVLAGEGDVDEVVAARGLEVVRDDGAIEAAVDEALAANPDIVEKYRAGNKKVTGAIVGAVMKATKGKADPAQVNQLIAKKLS, encoded by the coding sequence ATGGCTGGCATGACTGCGCCTGTCTACGATTACTCCGATGATGTGATGGACTTCGACGAAGTGCTGGAGCACTTCGACCCGGTAATGGGCATGGAAGTTCACGTCGAACTTGCCACGAAGACGAAAATGTTCTCCACGTCCTCCGCGGAATTCGGCGACGCGCCAAACAGCAACGTTGACCCATGCAGCCTCGGCCTGCCAGGCGCACTGCCAGTCGTCAACAAGCTCGGCGTGGAGTGGGCCATCAAGATCGGTCTGGCGCTGAACTGCGAAATTGCTCCGAAGTCCCGCTTCGCACGTAAGAACTACTTCTACCCAGATCAGCCGAAGAACTACCAGATCTCCCAGTACGACGAGCCCATCGCCTACGACGGATACCTGGACGTCGTGCTGGAGGACGGCACCGAATGGCGCGTGGAGATTGAGCGCGCGCACATGGAAGAAGACACCGGCAAGCTGACCCACCTCGGCGGCGCAGACGGCCGCATCCACGGCGCCACCGCCTCCCTGGTGGACTGCAACCGCGCAGGCGTGCCACTAATCGAGATTGTTACCAAGCCCATCGAGGGCGCCGGCGAACGCGCGCCAGAAGTTGCGAAGGCATACGTTTCCGCGCTGCGCGACCTCGTCAAGGCACTGGGCGTTTCCGATGCACGTATGGATCAAGGCTCCATGCGCGTGGACTCCAACCTGTCCCTGCGCCCCGTCGGCACCACCGAATACGGCACGCGCACCGAAACGAAGAACATCAACTCACTGAAGTCCGTCGAGCAGGCCGTGCGCTTTGAAATGCAGCGCCAGGCAGCTTGCCTCGTCAACGACGTGGAGATCGTTCAGGAAACCCGCCACTACCAGGAAACCGACGGCACCACCTCCAAAGGACGCCCGAAGGAAACCATGGCGGACTACCGCTACTTCAACGACCCGGACCTGCCGCCCGTACTCGCACCCGCCGAGTGGGTCGAAGAAATCCGGGCCACCCTGCCGGAAATGCCGTGGATCCGCCGCGCCCGCATCCAGGAGGAGTGGGGCCTGAAGGACGAAGAAATGCGCGACCTAGTCAACGCCGGTGCACTGGACCTCGTCGTCGACACCGTTGAAGCAGGCGCCAAGCCCGACGAAGCTCGCTCCTGGTGGGTCTCCTACCTCGCAGGCAAGGCAAACGAACAAGGTGTAGAGCTTTCCGGTCTCGACATCACGCCGACTCAGGTGGCGCGGGTGGCGTCACTAGTAAACGAAGGCAAGCTCACCACCAAGCTTGCACGTCAGGCAGTCGACGGAGTGCTCGCGGGCGAAGGCGACGTCGACGAGGTCGTCGCAGCGCGCGGTCTGGAAGTTGTGCGCGATGACGGCGCCATCGAAGCGGCAGTTGACGAAGCCCTGGCCGCAAACCCGGACATCGTTGAAAAGTACCGTGCAGGCAATAAGAAGGTTACCGGTGCGATTGTCGGTGCTGTCATGAAGGCCACCAAGGGCAAGGCAGACCCAGCACAGGTCAACCAGCTGATCGCTAAGAAGCTCAGCTAG
- a CDS encoding HNH endonuclease signature motif containing protein, producing the protein MEKLQQLAKLKRQVVDAQRHGVELLTEAMGKPAEQLPLEREYARSVARAAEHFSGAAYSRYKKRALEAAQRNGHGLDVLILIAERARTLRIKQRYVFTETLCNTAGDYAAISRRATQLRREMQGPRVPDDGGRRIMHGTKTTLQFTGPSHRMSEIWESARLDPLAWLTENRIVQRSTLTTNVVVSLDDYMQVLSGEGDEIELRATNGAVLTGAEYVARRLEDAGFPRQLSTPIADASIAEGPIADASVADAMAGPAGVADASVVGEVAVGEVAVGPAGVDQAGGSDATVTPRLTPDSAAQAEPFGKRRGGGVTDGAGGAAGVADAAKTANVMLKDGDRITLVAPERGPVNLYRVKRLASPKQRRMLEAETTRCAWPGCGRPASECQVHHLQEFAKGGETNPENMTLLCAYHNGVNGQRGRGRMARISGRVTWLPPGSPGCVETTGRGEPPNPPGRGEPPGH; encoded by the coding sequence ATGGAAAAGTTGCAGCAGCTTGCGAAGCTTAAGCGCCAAGTGGTGGACGCACAGCGCCACGGCGTGGAGCTGCTGACAGAAGCCATGGGCAAGCCCGCTGAACAGCTGCCGCTGGAACGCGAGTATGCGCGGAGTGTGGCGCGGGCCGCGGAACACTTCTCCGGGGCGGCGTACTCGCGTTACAAGAAGCGGGCACTGGAAGCTGCCCAGCGCAACGGACATGGGCTGGACGTGCTGATACTAATCGCCGAGCGAGCACGGACGCTGAGGATCAAACAGCGTTACGTGTTTACCGAAACGCTCTGTAATACCGCTGGAGATTATGCGGCGATTTCACGCCGTGCGACGCAACTGCGGCGCGAAATGCAGGGGCCACGTGTGCCCGATGACGGAGGACGCCGCATTATGCACGGTACGAAGACCACCCTCCAGTTCACCGGCCCGTCGCATCGCATGTCAGAGATCTGGGAGTCCGCACGCCTGGACCCACTGGCATGGCTCACGGAGAATCGCATCGTTCAACGCAGCACCCTGACTACAAACGTAGTGGTCAGCCTGGATGACTATATGCAGGTGCTCAGCGGCGAAGGGGATGAGATCGAGCTGCGGGCCACCAATGGGGCTGTCCTCACCGGAGCGGAATACGTCGCCCGTCGCCTAGAAGACGCCGGGTTTCCCCGCCAGCTATCCACGCCAATTGCCGACGCTTCAATTGCCGAGGGCCCAATCGCCGACGCCTCAGTCGCCGACGCAATGGCCGGCCCAGCTGGAGTTGCCGACGCCTCAGTCGTCGGCGAGGTAGCGGTCGGCGAGGTAGCGGTCGGCCCAGCCGGAGTTGACCAGGCCGGAGGCTCCGACGCGACGGTGACACCGAGGCTTACGCCTGATAGTGCTGCTCAAGCTGAGCCCTTTGGTAAAAGGCGCGGAGGCGGCGTGACCGACGGGGCGGGCGGCGCGGCAGGTGTTGCGGACGCGGCGAAGACGGCAAACGTGATGCTGAAGGATGGAGACCGCATCACCCTGGTAGCCCCGGAACGAGGGCCGGTGAATTTATACCGGGTGAAGCGGTTGGCGTCACCAAAACAACGCCGAATGCTGGAAGCCGAAACGACGCGATGTGCCTGGCCGGGATGTGGGCGTCCGGCGAGCGAATGCCAAGTTCACCACCTGCAGGAGTTTGCGAAAGGCGGAGAAACCAATCCTGAAAACATGACACTCTTATGCGCGTATCACAATGGCGTGAACGGGCAACGCGGCCGCGGGAGGATGGCGCGCATAAGTGGGCGCGTCACCTGGCTGCCGCCAGGCTCGCCGGGCTGTGTCGAAACGACGGGACGCGGCGAACCGCCGAACCCGCCGGGACGCGGCGAACCGCCGGGGCACTGA
- a CDS encoding ATP-dependent 6-phosphofructokinase: MRIATLTSGGDCPGLNAVIRGIVRTAAGEGHTVVGFEDGWQGLLEDRRVQLYDDDFIDRILRRGGTILGTGRLHPDDFMAGIDRVKANLADAGIDALIPIGGEGTLKGARFLHDNGVPVIGVPKTIDNDVNGTDYTFGFDTAVAVATDAIDRLHTTAESHDRVMIVEVMGRHVGWIALHAGMAGGAHEILIPEFPFDIDDVCRRMARRFQLGEKYGIIVVAEGALPKEGTLDVAEREVDQFGHEKFQDMSALIAKEIENRLDTDVRSTVLGHIQRGGTPTAFDRVLATRFAVNATKAAIRGDFGKVVALKGGSIELIDFEEAVGTLKEVPEKRYETARSLFG, translated from the coding sequence ATGCGTATTGCGACCTTGACCAGTGGTGGAGACTGCCCAGGATTGAACGCCGTTATCCGAGGCATCGTGAGGACAGCGGCCGGGGAAGGCCATACCGTCGTCGGATTCGAAGATGGTTGGCAGGGGCTGCTGGAAGACCGTCGTGTGCAACTGTATGACGACGACTTTATCGACCGGATCCTGCGCCGCGGAGGCACCATCCTCGGCACCGGACGCCTGCACCCCGACGACTTCATGGCCGGCATCGACCGCGTCAAAGCCAACCTCGCGGATGCAGGTATTGACGCCCTGATTCCCATCGGCGGCGAAGGCACTCTGAAAGGCGCGCGCTTCCTGCACGACAACGGCGTGCCAGTAATCGGCGTGCCGAAAACCATTGACAATGACGTCAACGGAACCGACTACACCTTCGGCTTTGACACCGCCGTCGCCGTCGCTACCGATGCAATCGATCGACTGCACACCACCGCCGAATCACACGACCGCGTGATGATCGTGGAGGTCATGGGGCGCCACGTCGGCTGGATCGCGCTGCACGCGGGCATGGCCGGTGGCGCGCACGAGATTCTGATTCCGGAGTTCCCCTTCGACATCGATGACGTCTGCCGCCGCATGGCTCGTCGATTCCAGCTGGGGGAGAAGTACGGCATCATTGTCGTAGCCGAAGGCGCACTGCCAAAGGAAGGAACTCTGGACGTCGCAGAACGCGAGGTGGACCAGTTCGGCCACGAGAAGTTCCAAGACATGTCCGCGCTGATCGCCAAGGAGATCGAAAACCGCCTGGATACTGACGTGCGCTCCACCGTGCTGGGGCACATCCAGCGCGGCGGAACCCCCACCGCGTTCGACCGCGTTCTGGCAACCCGCTTTGCCGTGAATGCTACCAAGGCCGCCATTCGGGGAGATTTCGGCAAGGTGGTTGCGCTGAAGGGCGGCAGCATCGAGCTGATCGACTTTGAAGAGGCCGTCGGCACGCTGAAGGAAGTTCCCGAGAAGCGCTACGAAACGGCACGCTCGCTGTTTGGCTAA
- a CDS encoding MFS transporter, translating into MSAQDRQSQLSDGSYPVLPLPLPQAWRALVALCIGFFMILLDQTIVAVATPAFQADLHADYGKVLWVTSAYLLAFAVPLMVTGRLGDRFGPKNLYIAGMTIFTLSSLACGLAGSINTLIAARAVQGIGGSLLTPQTMSVINRIFPRDKRGAALGIWGATAGISTLAGPLLGGLITQYATWQWVFFINVPIGVLSVVMVARWVPRFQPTEDRINVPSILLSMVAMTMVIYGIQEGDPAGWAPWIWGLLLGGLALLVAFVWLQSRLSAGSALVPIALFARRHFAFGNASIFTMGFTVAGMMVPVMMYLQEVHRFSPLKASLVVTPMAIIAGIMAPFVGRLVDRYEPRRFAVTGFCLMAVGVAALVFSMRPERPLWMMIGAFVILGFGNSFVWAPNSTTTLRDLPPQFAGAGSGMYNATRQLGAVTGAAVIAAVVQARIGVAGPQAFGDSLLPAAIMLILGAVASAMARPEVSRGDE; encoded by the coding sequence ATGAGCGCACAAGATCGGCAGAGCCAGCTGAGCGACGGGAGTTACCCCGTGCTGCCGCTTCCACTGCCGCAAGCATGGCGCGCCCTCGTGGCGCTGTGCATCGGCTTCTTCATGATCCTGCTGGATCAAACGATCGTCGCCGTCGCAACGCCCGCATTCCAAGCCGACCTGCACGCCGACTACGGCAAAGTGCTGTGGGTCACCAGTGCTTACCTGCTGGCGTTCGCGGTGCCGCTGATGGTCACCGGCCGGCTCGGCGACCGCTTCGGCCCGAAGAATCTCTACATCGCGGGAATGACGATCTTCACGCTCTCGTCGCTTGCCTGCGGACTGGCCGGCAGCATCAATACGCTGATCGCCGCCCGCGCCGTGCAAGGTATTGGCGGATCTTTATTGACGCCCCAGACCATGAGCGTGATCAACCGCATCTTCCCGCGCGACAAGCGCGGGGCAGCACTGGGCATCTGGGGTGCCACGGCGGGAATCTCCACGCTCGCCGGGCCGCTGCTCGGAGGCCTCATCACCCAGTACGCAACCTGGCAGTGGGTGTTCTTCATCAACGTGCCCATCGGCGTGCTGTCCGTGGTGATGGTCGCCCGCTGGGTGCCGCGGTTCCAACCAACCGAGGACCGTATCAACGTGCCGTCGATCTTGCTTTCCATGGTGGCGATGACGATGGTGATCTACGGCATCCAAGAAGGCGATCCCGCCGGCTGGGCGCCATGGATCTGGGGGCTGCTGCTCGGAGGCCTGGCGCTGCTGGTGGCCTTCGTCTGGCTGCAATCCCGCCTGTCCGCAGGTAGCGCGCTGGTGCCGATCGCCCTATTCGCACGCCGCCACTTCGCATTCGGCAACGCCTCCATATTCACGATGGGCTTCACCGTCGCCGGGATGATGGTGCCAGTGATGATGTACCTGCAGGAAGTCCATCGTTTCAGCCCGCTGAAGGCATCCCTCGTCGTCACTCCCATGGCCATTATCGCTGGAATTATGGCGCCGTTCGTCGGCCGACTGGTCGACCGCTACGAACCCCGCCGCTTCGCCGTCACCGGGTTCTGCCTGATGGCCGTGGGCGTGGCTGCATTGGTGTTCTCTATGCGACCTGAGCGGCCGTTGTGGATGATGATCGGGGCTTTCGTGATCCTCGGATTCGGAAACTCCTTCGTCTGGGCTCCAAACTCCACCACCACCCTGCGCGACCTGCCGCCCCAGTTCGCCGGAGCGGGCTCTGGAATGTACAACGCCACCCGCCAACTCGGCGCCGTCACAGGGGCCGCAGTTATCGCCGCCGTCGTCCAAGCACGGATCGGCGTAGCTGGCCCCCAAGCCTTCGGCGACTCCCTACTACCCGCGGCCATCATGCTGATCCTCGGCGCAGTGGCTTCCGCCATGGCTAGGCCAGAGGTCAGCCGCGGAGACGAGTAG
- a CDS encoding NUDIX domain-containing protein yields MGKIPELYTGDGLVEDPDGSRRWGVLGAAGLFLVTDDRHVLMQHRAKWTNRGGTWALPGGAIDVGESPTDGALRETWEETGVGASSVEVHQEIVTSTVPVKTAYCRLPVRDDEWHLFADVEKIVERSGDPRQALQDFPVRHPSLDASLDAHGIFGLGGTFWWQYENPEINEWTYTTVLATCSEHLELHPTAESLELLWQPIDQLEDLPLMPEFKASLPVIRAAVDSL; encoded by the coding sequence ATGGGTAAAATTCCCGAACTTTACACAGGCGACGGCCTCGTCGAAGACCCCGACGGGTCCCGACGCTGGGGAGTCCTCGGCGCGGCGGGGCTGTTCCTCGTCACCGACGACCGCCACGTACTGATGCAGCACCGCGCCAAGTGGACCAACCGTGGCGGAACCTGGGCTCTGCCTGGCGGCGCCATCGACGTCGGCGAATCACCCACCGACGGCGCCCTCCGCGAAACGTGGGAAGAGACAGGCGTGGGGGCGTCATCGGTAGAGGTGCACCAAGAAATCGTCACCTCCACCGTGCCCGTCAAAACCGCGTACTGCCGCCTGCCCGTCCGCGACGACGAATGGCACCTCTTCGCCGACGTCGAGAAGATCGTCGAACGCAGCGGAGACCCCCGCCAAGCCCTGCAAGACTTCCCCGTCCGACACCCCAGCCTCGACGCATCGCTAGACGCCCACGGAATCTTCGGACTCGGCGGCACATTCTGGTGGCAATACGAAAACCCGGAAATCAACGAGTGGACGTACACCACTGTCCTGGCCACCTGCTCCGAACACCTGGAACTGCACCCGACCGCCGAATCACTGGAGCTACTGTGGCAACCCATCGACCAGCTGGAGGATCTTCCACTGATGCCGGAGTTTAAGGCCAGTTTGCCCGTCATCCGGGCGGCAGTAGACTCCCTTTAA